One part of the Thermodesulfobacterium commune DSM 2178 genome encodes these proteins:
- a CDS encoding shikimate kinase has product MDKVLLIGFRAVGKTTVGRLLSRALNWDFIDTDQEVQNISGKTIKEIVETEGWETFRRIEKEVLVRLVDRKKIVIALGGGGILHQQEIKALKSKALVVWLKASPETIIERMLKDEKTLKERPKLTSEDLTSEVLQVLKLREPLYREFADLSIDTEQKSPKEILDLILKQLKNQNMVGEII; this is encoded by the coding sequence ATGGATAAGGTGTTATTAATAGGTTTTAGGGCGGTAGGCAAAACTACCGTAGGTAGACTCCTTAGTAGAGCTTTAAATTGGGATTTTATAGACACAGACCAAGAGGTTCAAAACATTTCCGGGAAAACGATAAAAGAGATAGTCGAAACCGAAGGATGGGAGACTTTTAGGAGGATTGAAAAAGAGGTTTTGGTGAGATTGGTTGATAGAAAAAAAATAGTGATTGCTTTAGGTGGGGGAGGAATTTTACATCAACAAGAAATCAAAGCTTTAAAATCAAAAGCATTGGTTGTATGGCTTAAAGCCTCACCTGAAACCATTATAGAAAGAATGCTTAAAGATGAAAAAACCCTAAAAGAAAGACCTAAGCTTACCTCTGAAGATTTAACTTCAGAGGTTCTTCAAGTTTTAAAATTGCGAGAGCCTTTATATCGTGAGTTTGCAGACTTAAGTATAGATACCGAGCAAAAGTCTCCAAAAGAGATACTGGATTTAATCCTTAAACAATTGAAAAACCAAAATATGGTAGGGGAAATTATATGA
- a CDS encoding shikimate dehydrogenase, translated as MYDVYGVIGYPVKHSLSPVIHNLGFKLLGLKSVYGTFEVSPENFEQAVIGIKALGIQGLSVTVPYKERIMKYLDEIDKTSSEIGAVNTVVVEEGRLLGFNTDWIGVLRAFEENGITLKGKQVVVIGAGGAAKAVVYAVKKAEAKEIVIYNRTYQKAVELAQKFGGVPKPWDELNKAEGEIIIQTTSVGLNSKESVVGPEVLLRFKVAMDLVYSPLKTTFLTYAEEKGCKVIDGLQMLFYQGIEQLRLWTKKSLSQESLSIIQKELYAEVQRRQA; from the coding sequence ATGTATGATGTATATGGAGTAATAGGATATCCTGTTAAACATTCTCTATCTCCGGTTATTCATAACTTAGGGTTTAAACTTTTGGGACTTAAGTCAGTTTACGGCACTTTTGAAGTCTCTCCTGAAAACTTTGAACAAGCAGTCATAGGAATCAAAGCCTTAGGAATTCAAGGATTATCTGTAACAGTTCCTTATAAAGAACGCATTATGAAATACTTAGACGAAATAGATAAAACTTCTTCTGAAATAGGGGCTGTAAATACGGTTGTGGTAGAAGAAGGGAGGCTTTTAGGTTTTAACACAGATTGGATAGGGGTGTTAAGGGCTTTTGAAGAAAATGGGATAACCTTGAAAGGCAAACAAGTGGTAGTAATTGGTGCAGGAGGGGCGGCTAAGGCAGTAGTTTATGCGGTAAAAAAGGCTGAAGCAAAAGAAATAGTGATTTATAACAGAACTTATCAAAAGGCGGTTGAACTTGCTCAAAAATTTGGTGGTGTACCCAAACCTTGGGATGAGTTAAACAAGGCTGAAGGAGAGATTATCATCCAAACCACAAGTGTAGGATTAAATTCCAAAGAAAGTGTAGTTGGACCAGAGGTACTTTTAAGGTTTAAGGTTGCGATGGATTTAGTTTATTCACCCCTCAAAACCACTTTTTTGACCTATGCTGAGGAAAAAGGTTGTAAGGTCATAGACGGCCTTCAAATGTTATTTTATCAAGGTATTGAGCAACTTAGACTTTGGACTAAAAAAAGTTTATCTCAAGAAAGTTTATCTATCATTCAAAAAGAGCTTTATGCCGAAGTACAGAGGAGACAAGCTTAA
- a CDS encoding IMP cyclohydrolase has translation MNKIERALISVTDKKGVVELAKELESLGIEIISTGGTAKVLREAGVKVVEINEVTGFPEILEGRVKTLHPHIHGGILFKRDNPEHVETIKKLQIKPIDLVVVNLYAFEKVVEKGGDLEEAIENIDIGGPTLLRASAKNFKYVTVVVDPEDYEKVLEEIRTYGNTTLKTRFELAKKVFALTSRYDRTILDYLSRFSV, from the coding sequence ATGAATAAGATAGAAAGAGCTCTGATAAGCGTTACAGATAAAAAGGGAGTAGTGGAGTTAGCTAAAGAGCTTGAAAGCTTAGGTATAGAAATCATCTCTACCGGTGGTACAGCCAAGGTTTTGAGAGAAGCTGGGGTTAAAGTGGTAGAGATTAACGAAGTTACAGGTTTTCCTGAAATATTAGAAGGAAGAGTAAAAACGTTACACCCACATATTCATGGAGGAATTCTTTTTAAAAGAGATAACCCAGAGCATGTAGAAACTATCAAAAAACTTCAGATAAAACCTATAGACTTGGTAGTGGTAAACCTTTATGCCTTTGAAAAAGTTGTAGAAAAAGGAGGAGACTTAGAAGAGGCTATAGAAAACATAGACATAGGAGGTCCTACTTTACTTAGGGCTTCTGCCAAAAATTTTAAATATGTTACGGTAGTGGTAGACCCAGAAGATTATGAAAAGGTTCTTGAAGAAATAAGAACTTATGGTAACACCACCCTTAAAACCAGATTTGAGCTTGCTAAGAAGGTGTTTGCTTTAACCAGTCGTTATGATAGAACCATCCTTGATTACCTTTCAAGGTTTAGTGTATAA
- the aroD gene encoding type I 3-dehydroquinate dehydratase has product MFCVSLAKPNISQVCEQIEKFSEITDLFEIRIDSLENLSKDEILKVFSYPFRFIFTLRTYREGGKAQLSPQSYIDWILWALQQPFYLVDVEWRYFKRYYEKFNLTTSFYDKYDKILVSYHNFNRTPEKGYLKRMLREMGEKGVKKAKIVTMAKVFEDSLRLLDVIRFAKELGIELITFGMGEAGRLSRVLCLLAGSPFTYVAPSKEEAVAPGQIDLLTAKTIYSNLLDHLPKPS; this is encoded by the coding sequence ATGTTTTGCGTTTCTTTAGCTAAACCAAACATTAGTCAAGTTTGCGAACAGATAGAAAAATTTTCAGAAATAACAGACCTTTTTGAAATAAGAATTGATAGTTTAGAAAATCTTTCAAAAGATGAAATTCTAAAAGTTTTTTCCTATCCCTTTAGGTTTATCTTTACTTTAAGAACTTATCGAGAAGGGGGAAAAGCACAGCTTTCCCCTCAGTCTTATATAGATTGGATTCTATGGGCCTTACAACAACCTTTTTATCTGGTAGATGTAGAATGGCGTTATTTTAAGAGATATTATGAAAAATTTAATTTAACTACTTCTTTTTATGATAAATATGATAAAATTTTAGTTTCCTATCATAACTTTAACCGAACCCCTGAAAAGGGGTATCTAAAGAGGATGTTACGTGAGATGGGGGAGAAAGGAGTTAAAAAGGCCAAGATTGTGACCATGGCTAAGGTTTTTGAAGACAGTTTAAGACTTTTAGACGTAATAAGATTTGCCAAGGAGTTAGGAATAGAACTTATAACCTTTGGTATGGGAGAGGCCGGGAGGTTAAGTCGGGTGTTATGTTTACTTGCTGGATCACCTTTTACTTATGTAGCACCTTCTAAGGAAGAGGCAGTAGCACCTGGACAAATCGACCTTTTAACTGCTAAAACTATATACTCTAACCTTTTAGACCATTTACCTAAACCTTCTTGA
- the polX gene encoding DNA polymerase/3'-5' exonuclease PolX, whose product MKNKEVADILSKVAALLEIKGDNPYRIRAYQRAAQVIESLSQDVEVLAQENKLEKLPGIGADLAGKIKEILQTGTLKLYEELKSEIPPVLLTFLEIPGLGPKKVKVLYEKLNILSLDELEKACKEHRLAKLPGFGIKTEENILKGIKLFKEKRGRRPLGEILPIAEEIVQTLKNISPVEQIAIAGSIRRRKETVKDIDVLITSQKPEQVMKKVTELPLVEEVIAFGETKTSVRLKIGVQMDIRVVAPDSWGAALAYFTGSKAHNIRIRELALEKGLKINEYGVYKGETKIAGKTEEEIYQVLGLPFIPPELREDRGEIEAALEGRLPKLVEYQEIKGDGHVHSKYSDGTASLPEIVQKAEAMGLEWVIVCDHSQGLKVAGGIPVEDLFKKKREIEEINKRSKKVKLIFGAEVDILSDGSLDYPDEVLKEIDFVIAAIHTGFQQSEEIITQRIISALKHPLVHAIAHPTGRVIGEREPYAINLLKVIEVAAQYQKALEINAYYKRLDLNDVNVRAAIEKGVPVIIGTDAHFIDQMDYIHLGTATARRGWCEKRHVLNTLSYSELISWLKRLRP is encoded by the coding sequence ATGAAAAACAAAGAAGTAGCTGATATCTTATCTAAGGTAGCAGCCCTTTTAGAGATAAAGGGGGATAATCCTTACAGGATTAGGGCTTATCAAAGGGCAGCTCAAGTTATAGAGTCTTTATCTCAGGATGTAGAAGTGCTGGCTCAAGAAAATAAGTTGGAAAAACTTCCTGGAATTGGTGCAGATTTAGCAGGTAAAATCAAAGAGATTTTGCAAACAGGAACCTTAAAACTTTATGAAGAACTAAAGTCAGAAATACCACCGGTGCTTCTTACTTTTTTAGAAATCCCAGGACTTGGGCCAAAGAAAGTAAAGGTGCTTTATGAAAAGTTAAACATTTTAAGCTTAGACGAGTTGGAAAAAGCCTGTAAAGAGCATCGATTGGCTAAACTTCCTGGTTTTGGAATAAAAACCGAAGAAAATATTCTAAAAGGAATTAAACTTTTTAAAGAAAAAAGAGGAAGAAGGCCTTTAGGAGAAATTTTACCTATAGCAGAGGAAATAGTCCAAACTCTTAAAAATATAAGTCCTGTGGAACAGATTGCTATAGCCGGAAGTATAAGAAGAAGAAAAGAAACTGTCAAAGACATCGATGTGCTTATTACGTCTCAAAAGCCAGAGCAGGTAATGAAAAAGGTCACTGAACTACCTTTAGTGGAAGAGGTAATAGCCTTTGGAGAAACTAAAACAAGCGTTAGGTTAAAAATAGGTGTTCAAATGGACATAAGGGTAGTGGCTCCTGACTCTTGGGGAGCGGCTTTAGCTTATTTTACAGGTTCGAAGGCCCATAATATTAGAATAAGAGAACTTGCCTTAGAAAAAGGTTTAAAAATAAATGAATATGGAGTTTATAAAGGTGAGACTAAAATTGCTGGAAAGACTGAAGAAGAGATTTATCAAGTGTTAGGTCTTCCTTTTATACCTCCTGAACTTAGAGAAGATCGTGGCGAAATAGAAGCAGCTCTTGAAGGAAGATTGCCTAAGTTGGTAGAGTATCAGGAAATAAAAGGAGATGGACATGTACATTCAAAATATAGTGACGGCACGGCAAGCTTACCAGAAATCGTTCAAAAAGCTGAAGCAATGGGGCTTGAATGGGTGATAGTTTGCGATCATTCTCAAGGATTAAAAGTGGCGGGAGGTATACCTGTAGAAGACCTTTTTAAGAAAAAAAGAGAAATAGAAGAAATAAACAAAAGGTCCAAAAAGGTTAAACTGATTTTTGGAGCAGAGGTAGACATACTTTCAGATGGTTCTTTAGACTATCCTGATGAGGTGTTGAAAGAGATAGACTTTGTGATTGCTGCTATCCATACAGGTTTTCAGCAATCTGAAGAAATAATTACCCAAAGGATTATCTCTGCTTTAAAACATCCTTTAGTTCATGCGATAGCCCATCCTACAGGTAGGGTCATCGGAGAAAGAGAACCTTATGCCATAAACCTTCTCAAAGTAATAGAAGTAGCTGCTCAATACCAAAAAGCTTTGGAAATAAACGCTTATTATAAAAGGTTAGACCTAAATGATGTCAACGTAAGAGCAGCCATAGAAAAGGGAGTTCCTGTTATCATAGGTACTGATGCACACTTTATAGATCAGATGGATTATATACACCTGGGGACAGCTACTGCAAGAAGAGGTTGGTGTGAAAAAAGACATGTTTTAAATACTCTTTCTTATTCAGAGCTTATATCTTGGTTAAAGAGGTTAAGACCATAG
- a CDS encoding UDP-glucose dehydrogenase family protein — MHITIIGTGYVGLVSGAGLADFGMKVFCVDKDEEKINKLKNGIIPFYEPGLEELVKKNVKANRLFFTTNLEEAVKNSLVVFICVGTPPNPDGSADLSQIKEVALSLAEIIDEYKVIVTKSTVPVGTNRWIKNLIDSNKKTSVAVDIISNPEFLREGSAVEDFMHPDRVVIGGESSYAIAIIKDIYRPLYLAETPFIITNLETAELIKYATNAFLATKISFINEIANFCEKVGADVTTVAKGIGIDPRIGSKFLNPGPGFGGSCLPKDVKSLIHQGRKVSSPFRLLEAVIEVNEKQKLRVIEKLEKFLGDLKDKTIGVLGLSFKPNTSDVRESPALSIIPVLLEKGAKVKVYDPVAMEEFKIAAKGLNIEYASDPLNCAAETHGLVLLTEWNEFRFLDLSQLKKVMKNPLIIDMRNIYEPSVVKSLGFSYEGIGRL; from the coding sequence ATGCACATTACCATCATAGGGACAGGATATGTAGGGTTAGTTTCTGGTGCAGGGTTAGCAGACTTTGGAATGAAAGTATTTTGTGTAGATAAAGACGAAGAAAAAATAAACAAGCTAAAAAATGGGATCATACCTTTTTACGAGCCTGGCTTAGAAGAATTGGTAAAAAAGAACGTAAAGGCAAATCGACTGTTTTTTACTACAAACTTAGAAGAGGCAGTGAAAAATTCCTTGGTAGTCTTTATCTGTGTAGGAACACCTCCTAATCCTGATGGCTCTGCAGACCTTTCCCAAATAAAAGAAGTAGCTCTATCTTTAGCCGAGATCATCGATGAATATAAGGTTATCGTTACCAAAAGTACGGTACCGGTAGGAACCAACAGATGGATCAAAAACTTGATAGATTCAAACAAAAAGACCTCTGTAGCTGTGGATATAATTTCTAATCCTGAATTTTTAAGAGAAGGCTCTGCTGTAGAAGATTTTATGCATCCAGATAGGGTGGTTATCGGAGGGGAAAGTTCCTATGCCATTGCTATCATAAAAGACATTTATCGTCCTTTATATTTAGCAGAAACTCCTTTTATCATAACCAACCTTGAAACAGCTGAGCTTATCAAGTACGCAACCAACGCTTTCTTAGCTACTAAAATCTCTTTTATCAATGAAATCGCCAATTTTTGTGAAAAAGTAGGAGCTGATGTGACTACTGTAGCTAAAGGTATAGGAATAGACCCAAGAATAGGGTCTAAATTTCTAAATCCTGGGCCTGGGTTTGGAGGCTCCTGTCTACCTAAGGATGTAAAATCTCTTATCCATCAAGGAAGAAAAGTAAGTTCACCTTTTAGACTCCTTGAAGCAGTAATAGAAGTTAACGAAAAACAGAAACTAAGAGTAATAGAAAAATTAGAAAAATTTTTAGGAGACTTAAAGGATAAGACTATAGGAGTTTTAGGACTCTCTTTTAAACCTAATACAAGCGATGTCAGAGAAAGCCCTGCTTTATCTATCATTCCCGTACTTTTAGAAAAAGGGGCAAAAGTAAAGGTTTATGACCCTGTAGCTATGGAAGAGTTTAAAATAGCTGCCAAAGGACTTAACATAGAATATGCCTCTGATCCTTTAAACTGTGCTGCTGAAACACATGGATTGGTACTTCTTACCGAATGGAATGAATTCAGATTTTTAGACCTCTCTCAACTTAAAAAGGTGATGAAAAATCCTCTAATCATAGACATGAGAAATATTTATGAACCTTCGGTGGTAAAATCCTTAGGGTTTAGCTACGAAGGAATAGGTAGGTTATAA
- a CDS encoding D-alanyl-D-alanine carboxypeptidase family protein — translation MKKNIKKFLGLILFFCLILFGKQGLTEEINSLSEISAITAVTLDATTGKVLFAKNPNLRIPPASTVKLVTAMVVLDKLSLNKKVTISKNAAETQSVAPLLKEGEVYTVRDLLYLLLMKSSNQAAVALAEEVAGSEENFTLYMNQKAKELGLKNSHFTSASGLPAPGQYTTAYELSLILYQALKYPLIKEIIHTPTKIIASENGRVLVLKNTNNLLEDPELKGYVLGGKTGFTRASKHCLVTAFQLNNRLIITSVLGAPSRESLWRDSKELIKFSRLVLENQAEPLYLNTVVTSQIPMHHVSKSKIFKAKSVAKSSKKSNKFAQKTTKNRKDKTLALKTQKTSKLKTKMAKTKKKNTKITVKDSNTQKKRS, via the coding sequence ATGAAAAAAAATATAAAAAAATTTTTAGGGTTAATACTGTTTTTTTGCTTAATCCTCTTTGGAAAACAAGGATTAACGGAAGAGATTAACAGTTTATCTGAAATAAGCGCTATAACTGCCGTTACTTTGGATGCAACTACAGGAAAAGTTCTTTTTGCCAAAAATCCTAACCTTAGAATACCTCCTGCAAGCACGGTAAAATTGGTTACAGCAATGGTGGTTTTAGACAAACTCTCTTTAAACAAAAAAGTAACCATTTCTAAAAATGCAGCTGAAACCCAGAGTGTTGCCCCTCTTTTAAAAGAAGGAGAAGTTTACACAGTAAGAGACCTTCTGTATCTACTGCTTATGAAATCTTCTAACCAAGCTGCGGTAGCTCTGGCAGAGGAAGTGGCAGGTTCTGAAGAAAACTTTACTCTTTACATGAACCAAAAAGCAAAAGAATTAGGATTAAAGAATTCTCATTTTACTTCTGCTTCTGGGTTACCTGCTCCTGGACAGTATACCACCGCCTATGAATTATCCTTGATTCTTTATCAAGCTCTTAAGTATCCTTTAATAAAGGAAATCATCCATACTCCTACAAAAATTATAGCCTCTGAAAACGGAAGGGTGCTTGTACTTAAAAACACTAACAACCTCTTAGAAGATCCAGAGTTAAAAGGTTATGTGTTAGGTGGAAAAACTGGTTTTACCAGGGCTTCTAAACATTGTTTGGTAACAGCTTTTCAGCTTAACAATCGTTTAATCATAACCTCTGTACTTGGAGCTCCTTCAAGAGAAAGCCTTTGGCGTGATTCTAAAGAACTAATCAAGTTTAGCAGATTAGTTTTAGAAAACCAAGCAGAACCTTTATATCTTAACACAGTGGTAACCTCACAAATTCCGATGCATCATGTATCTAAAAGCAAAATTTTCAAAGCAAAATCGGTAGCTAAAAGTTCTAAAAAATCTAACAAATTCGCCCAAAAAACTACCAAGAACAGGAAAGACAAAACGTTGGCCCTAAAAACCCAAAAAACTTCTAAGCTAAAAACAAAGATGGCTAAAACTAAGAAAAAAAATACCAAAATAACGGTTAAGGATTCTAACACTCAAAAAAAACGTTCATAA
- a CDS encoding MBL fold metallo-hydrolase produces the protein MKIERLIVGSFEVCCYIVYCEDTKEGVIIDPGAEDPRILELIKTLGIKVKVILGTHGHPDHVVGVSFLKEALNVPFGLHEEDDRFFQDKNNFSFFRSWGFPENPKADLRLKESDEIVFGKEKIKVIHTPGHSPGSICFYNQKEQVLFTGDTLFVEGVGRADLPGGNFFQMMDSIKKKILTLPEETSIFPGHDYGSKPVSTIGEEKNNNPFLEEIL, from the coding sequence ATGAAGATAGAAAGGTTAATTGTAGGAAGTTTTGAGGTTTGCTGTTATATCGTCTATTGTGAAGACACCAAAGAAGGAGTTATCATAGACCCTGGGGCAGAAGACCCAAGAATTTTAGAGTTAATTAAGACTTTGGGTATTAAGGTAAAAGTTATTTTAGGTACCCACGGACATCCTGATCATGTAGTAGGTGTTTCCTTTTTGAAGGAAGCTTTAAACGTTCCATTTGGGTTGCATGAGGAAGACGACAGGTTTTTTCAAGATAAAAACAATTTTTCTTTTTTTAGGTCCTGGGGTTTTCCAGAGAATCCAAAAGCAGACCTTAGGTTAAAAGAAAGTGATGAAATTGTTTTTGGAAAGGAGAAAATAAAGGTCATACATACGCCTGGACATTCTCCTGGGTCGATATGTTTTTATAATCAAAAAGAACAGGTTTTGTTTACAGGAGATACTTTGTTTGTGGAAGGGGTGGGGAGGGCAGATTTACCAGGGGGTAATTTTTTTCAGATGATGGACTCTATCAAAAAAAAGATCTTAACCCTACCTGAGGAAACCTCTATTTTTCCAGGACATGATTATGGATCTAAACCTGTATCTACGATAGGAGAGGAAAAGAATAACAATCCCTTCTTAGAAGAAATTTTATAA
- the aroA gene encoding 3-phosphoshikimate 1-carboxyvinyltransferase, protein MKSVKPILPLKGLKKIEIELPSSKSLTQRALICASLAEGKSQLVNPLISEDTLLLKDALVATNIEVKVVEEEKLWEIKGSFPPLLSGVKVYLGNNGTGSRFFLSYACLGKGSFIDIYGKPRLHERPVKHLVEALRKLNAKIECLEKEGYFPIRVKSNVLRSENIVLPGDVSSQFVSSLLLIGPYLPNGVEILIEGPFFSRPYVEITLEVMKEFGVEVYAEERYFKVSPGRYKPSVYEVEADASSSSYFLGLPLILGEGEVVVKNYNYFSKQGDTKFIEFIKKMGACVEPLYPKGVRVAFKGRPKAVELDLKDTPDLFPTMCVLGAVAEGKTILKGAPHLRFKETDRIKAMVTELQKIGVNAQELPDGAVIEGTQDFQPAEIETYDDHRIAMSFALLGLKTGKIKIINPECVTKSFPDFWEYLEALYG, encoded by the coding sequence ATGAAAAGTGTTAAACCTATACTTCCTCTAAAAGGTTTAAAAAAAATTGAGATAGAATTACCTTCTTCTAAGAGTTTAACCCAAAGGGCTTTGATTTGTGCTTCCTTAGCAGAGGGGAAGTCTCAACTGGTAAATCCTTTGATAAGTGAAGATACCTTGCTTTTAAAAGACGCTTTGGTTGCTACTAACATAGAGGTTAAAGTAGTTGAGGAAGAAAAACTTTGGGAGATCAAGGGAAGTTTTCCTCCTTTACTTTCAGGTGTAAAGGTTTATTTAGGGAATAATGGTACAGGTTCAAGATTTTTCTTAAGTTATGCCTGTTTAGGGAAGGGAAGTTTTATAGATATTTACGGAAAGCCAAGGCTTCATGAAAGACCGGTAAAACATTTGGTAGAGGCTTTAAGAAAATTAAACGCAAAAATCGAATGTTTAGAAAAAGAAGGGTATTTTCCTATACGGGTAAAATCAAACGTTCTCAGGTCTGAAAACATCGTCTTACCAGGAGATGTGAGTAGTCAGTTTGTGTCTTCGTTATTGTTAATAGGGCCTTATCTTCCTAACGGTGTAGAGATTTTGATAGAAGGACCATTTTTCTCACGTCCTTACGTAGAGATTACCTTAGAGGTTATGAAAGAGTTTGGAGTTGAGGTTTATGCTGAAGAAAGATATTTTAAGGTAAGTCCTGGTAGGTATAAACCATCGGTGTATGAAGTTGAGGCTGATGCCTCAAGTTCTTCATATTTTCTAGGTTTACCTTTGATTTTAGGTGAAGGAGAGGTAGTAGTCAAAAACTATAATTATTTTTCTAAACAAGGAGATACTAAGTTTATAGAGTTTATCAAAAAGATGGGAGCTTGCGTAGAACCTCTTTATCCTAAAGGTGTAAGGGTAGCTTTTAAAGGAAGACCTAAGGCCGTAGAACTTGACTTAAAGGATACCCCAGACCTTTTTCCTACGATGTGTGTTTTAGGGGCTGTAGCTGAAGGCAAAACGATCCTTAAAGGGGCTCCACATCTTAGGTTTAAAGAAACAGACCGTATAAAAGCTATGGTGACTGAATTACAGAAGATAGGAGTTAATGCTCAAGAACTTCCTGACGGAGCTGTGATAGAAGGTACCCAGGATTTTCAGCCCGCAGAGATAGAAACTTATGATGACCACCGAATAGCTATGTCCTTTGCCCTTTTAGGGTTAAAGACCGGAAAGATTAAAATAATAAACCCTGAATGTGTAACTAAATCTTTTCCTGATTTTTGGGAATATCTGGAAGCTCTTTATGGATAA